ACCAGCGCGGTTTCATGGGCGAGGGGCTGTCGTTCCTGTCGGCGGCGATCATCGTCGTTTCGAGCGCGATCTACTACGCCGACACCGGCATGAAGACGAAGGAGAATTTCTTCAAGGGATTTCCGGTGGTCTGGAACATGGTGGTTTTCACGCTTTTCGTCATCGACCCGGGCCAATGGGTGTCATTCGGCGTGGTGGTGGCGGCCGGCATCCTGACTTTCCTGCCGATCAACTTCATCCATCCGGTGCGCGTGGTGCGGCTGCGGCGGATAAACCTTTCCATGACGCTGCTGTGGTGCGCGTTCGGCGCGCTCGCGCTCGCGCAGGCCGCTCTTGCCGCCTTCTATGACCAGATCGGCGTGCTGGGCGAGCAAGTCAGCGATTTCACCAAGATCGGCATCACGGTCACCGGGCTTTACCTTGCCTGCATTGGCGGCGCCATGCAGTTCTTTCCAAATCTCGGCGCCAAGAAAACCTGATCCGAAGAGAGCCTTTCAATGTCCAAAGCGATCCGCATCCACGCCAATGGCGGCCCGGAGGTTCTCAACTATGAGGATGTCAAACCGGGCCATCCAGGCCTGGGTCAGATCCTGGTCCGGCATACCGCGATCGGCCTCAACTTCATCGACGTCTATTATCGTTCCGGGCTCTATCCGCCGCCAGGTGGGTTCCCGCTCATTCCGGGCAGCGAAGCCGCCGGCATTGTGCTGGAGGTGGGCCAGGGCGTTGACTGGCTGAAGCCGGGTGACCGCATTGCCTATGCCATGACGATTGGCGCCTATGCCGAGCAACGCCTGGTCGACGCCAGCCATGTCGTGAAAGTGCCCGATGGCATCAGTGACGAACAGGCAGCAGCGATGATGCTCAAAGGCATGACGGCGGAATATCTGCTGCGTCGTACATTCAAGGTGAAGGCCGGGGACACGATCCTGTACCACGCCGCTGCCGGCGGGGTCGGGCTGATCCTGGGGCAATGGGCAAAACATCTCGGCGCGACCGTCATCGGCACCGCCAGTTCGACCGACAAGATCGAACTGGCCAAGGCGCACGGTTTCGATCATGTCATCAACTACAAGGAGCAGGATTTCGTCGCCGGCGTCGCCGCAATTACCGGCGGAAAGAAGTGCGACGTCGTCTATGATTCAGTCGGCAACGACACATTCCCGGCCTCGCTCGACTGCCTCAAGCCGCTCGGCATGTTCGTCAGCTTCGGCCAGTCCTCGGGACCCATCCCGCCGTTCAGCATGTTATTGCTGGCGCAGAAGGGCTCCTTGTTCGCCACAAGGCCGACGCTGTTCGTCTACAACGCCAAGCGTGAAGCTCTCGACGCATCCGCCGCCGCGCTGTTCGACGTCGTGCTCAGCGGTGCGGTCAAGATCAAGATCAACCAGCGCTATGCGCTCAGGGACGCCGGCAAGGCGCATTCCGATCTTGAAGGGCGCCGAACGACGGGAACAACCATTCTTATCCCCTAGGGAGCGCGTCATGGTTCCTTTGCTGCGGCAAGCGTTCGTTGGTTGAAAAGCCACGCGAATTGGCGTTTTATCCGGGTCACATTACCCCTTGAGTTTCTTGAAGCTCTTTCAAGGCGCGTGCCGCTTTCCGACAAGAGCAGGCCGCGCATACCATGCTTGCGGGAACACAGAACATATCTGGCAAACCAGATGGGAGGCACTGTGAGTGCAGATCATGATGGCGCGAACCTGCTTGAGGTTCGTGGCCTTACCAAGATATTCGGCACGCTGACGGCGTGCGACCATATCGATCTCAACATCGCAAAAGGTGAAATCCACGCACTGCTCGGCGAGAACGGCGCGGGCAAGTCGACGCTTGTCAAAATGCTGTTCGGATCGCTGGAGCCCAATTCCGGCGAGATTTTCTGGAACGGCCAAGCGGTCAGGATCACCAACCCCGGCGTGGCGAAAAAGCTGGGTATCGGCATGGTGTTCCAGCATTTCTCGCTGTTCGAAGCGCTGACCGCGGCCGAGAATATCGCGCTGTCGCTGGACGACGGCTCGCCGATCAGCAGCATCGCGGCGAAGGCGAGGGCGCTTTCCTTCAGTTATGGCCTGCCGCTCGATCCGGAATCGCTGGTCGGCGACCTGTCGGTCGGCGAGCGTCAGCGCATCGAGATCATCCGCTGCCTGCTCCAGACACCGCAGCTGATCATCCTGGACGAACCGACCTCGGTGCTGACCCCGCAGGAAGCCGACAAGCTGTTCGAGACGCTGGAGCGACTGCGGGCGGAAGGCAAATCCATCCTCTACATCTCGCACCGGCTGGAAGAGGTGAAGCGCATCTGCGACCGGGCCACGGTGTTGCGCCACGGCAAGGTGGTCGGTCACTGCAACCCGCGTGAGGAGACCGCATCGTCACTGGCCCGCATGATGGTCGGCAACGAGGTGAAGGCCGTGGTGCGCGCGCCGGTAGAGGGGATCGAAACCGCACAGCCGCTGCTCGAAATCCGCTCGCTCAGCCGCAAGCCGGCGACGCCATTCTCCATCCCGCTCACCAACATCAACCTGAACGTCCGCGCCGGCGAGGTGATCGGCATTGCAGGTGTCGCCGGCAATGGCCAGGGCGAATTTTTTGAATCCGTTTCCGGCGAAGTCTTGCAGCAGGATGCCGCTTCGGTGCGCATCCGCGGCAAGGACGCGGGGGGACTCACCATCACCGGACGCCGGTTGCTGGGTGCCGCCTTCGTGCCCGAAGAGCGTCTCGGCCATGGTGCCGCGCCGCGCATGAAGCTCTCGGAGAACCTGCTGTTGTCGCGCCACGCCACCGACGGCAAGGCTTTTGTCGGCACAGGCGGCATGGTCAAGAGTGGCGCCATCTACGCCGCCTCTCAACGCATCATTGAAGCGATGGATGTGCGAAAGAGCGCACCGGACCCCGAAGCGGCCGCACTTTCGGGTGGCAATCTGCAGAAATTCATCGTCGGTCGCGAGCTTGATCGCCGGCCAAGCGTCATGGTGGTCAACCAGCCGACCTGGGGCGTCGATGCCGGGGCGGCCGCCCATATCCGCCAGGCGCTCATCGAGTTGTCTCGCAGCGGATCGGCGGTGCTGGTCATCAGCCAGGATCTCGACGAGCTGTTCGAGATATCCGACGCGATTGCGGTCATGCACAATGGCGAGTTGTCCAGGCCGATGCCAATCGCCGAAGCGACCTTCGAGAAGGTTGGCCTGCTGATGGGCGGCGCTGAACCCGGCCACGCCGAACATACGATGGAGACCGCATGATGCGCCTCGAACTCGTCAAACGCCCGCAACGCTCCGTGCTGTTCTCGGCGCTGTCGCCTTTCATCGCTTTCGCGCTGACGATCATCGCCGGCGCCATCATGTTCGCGCTGCTCGGCGTCAATCCGTTGACCGCCTTCCACATCTATTTCATCGAGCCGATCAGCCAGGTCTGGCAGCTGCATGAACTGGCGATCAAGGCAGCGCCGCTCATCCTGATCGCTGTCGGCCTGTCGGTCTGCTACAAGGCCAACATCTGGAACATCGGCGCCGAAGGCCAGTTCATCTTCGGCGCCATCGTCGGCTCGGCCATTCCGGTGCTGTTTCCGCAGTTCGAGGGCCCGCTGGTGCTGCCGCTGATGCTTCTGTTCGGCATGGTCGGCGGTGCCGCCTACGCGTCGATCCCGGCCTTTCTGAAAACGCGCTTCGGCACCAACGAGATCCTGACCAGCCTGATGCTGGTCTATGTCGCGCAGCTCTTTCTCGACTGGCTGGTGCGTGGCCCATGGCGCGACCCGCAAGGCCATGGCTTTCCGCAGACGATCCAGTTCAGCGACTCGGCCACATTGCCGCAGCTGATGCCCGACGCTGGCCGGGCGAACTGGGGGTTCGTCTTCGCGCTGGTCGCCGCCGTGCTGGTCTGGATCCTGATGAGCCGCATGTTGAAGGGTTTCGAGGTGCGCGTTCTCGGCTCAAGCCCACGGGCAGGGCGCTTCGCCGGCTTCGGCCTCAACCGCATGGTGTTCTTCGCCTTTCTGCTGTCGGGTGCGCTGGCCGGGCTTGCCGGCATCTCGGAGGTCTCCGGCGCCATCGGCCAATTGCAGCCCGTGATCTCGCCCGGTTATGGCTTCACCGCCATCATCGTGGCGTTCCTCGGCCGGCTCAATCCCCTCGGCATCATCGCGGCCGGCCTGGTGCTGGCGCTGACCTATCTCGGTGGCGAAGCGGTGCAAAGCGCGCTCGGCATCTCCGACAAGGTGGCGCGCGTGTTCCAGGGCATGCTGCTGTTCTTCGTGCTCGGCTGCGACACGCTCATTCACTACCGCATTCGCCTGATCGGCATGGCGCTGACCAAACCGCAGGGCGCGGCGAAGCTCGAAGCCGCGCCAAAGTTGAAGGAAGCACGCTGATGGATATCGCCGTAAACATCCTCTTGACCATCGCCACGGCGGCGACGCCGCTGCTGATCGCGGCGATCGGCGAACTGGTGGTCGAACGCTCCGGCGTGCTCAATCTCGGTGTCGAGGGCATGATGATCATGGGCGCGGTCGGCGGCTTCGGCGCCGGCTACCTGACCGGGTCGCCCTGGCTCGGCCTGCTGGCCGCAATTGCCATGGGCGCTCTGTTCTCGCTGCTATTTGCCGTCATGACATTGTCGCTGGCCACCAACCAGGTGGCGACCGGCCTGTCGCTGACGCTGCTCGGTCTTGGCCTCTCCGGCATGATGGGGACGAGTTTCGTCGGCCAGCCGGGCCAGAGACTTCCCAATCTCTATATTCCGGGCCTGACCGAGATTCCGGTGGTCGGCAAGCTGCTGTTCGGCCAGGACCCGATCTTCTACATCTCGATCGCGCTGACCGCCGCCGTCATGTGGTTCCTGTTCAAGACGCGTACCGGGCTGACACTGCGCTCAATCGGCGACAGCCACACCTCCGCCCATGCGCTTGGCATCCATGTCATCCGCTATCGCTATCTCGCGGTGATCTTCGGTGGCGCCTGTGCCGGTCTCGCGGGCGGACATCTGTCGCTGGTCTACACGCCGCAATGGGTGGAGAACATGACGGCTGGGCGCGGCTGGATCGCGCTGGCGCTGGTCGTGTTCGCCTCGTGGCGGCCGTGGCGGGTGCTGGCCGGCGCCTACATCTTTGGCGCGGTGTGGATCGGCCAGCTTCATGCACAGGCTTTTGGCATTCCGGTGCCTTCACAACTGCTTTCTTCACTGCCCTATCTGGCAACCGTCGTCGTTCTTGTTCTAATCTCGCGCAACAAGCGTCTTACGATGATGAACACGCCGGCTTCCTTGGGGCAGCCATTCGTTCCGGATCGTTGACAATAAAAACAAACGGGAAGCTCCAAGGCTCAACACAGAGAGGTAACACAATGAAAAAACTGCTTATTGCGCTGATGACCACGACGGCCGCGCTCTCGCTGGCGGCGACCGCCGAGGCCGCGGACAAGTTGAAAGCCTGCTGGGTCTATACTGGCCCGATCGGCGATTTCGGCTACTCATACCAGCATGACCAGGGCCGCCTGGAAGTCGAGAAGGCGCTCGGCGACAAGGTCGAGACCGCGTATCTGGAGAACGTCTCCGAAGGCCCCGATGCCGATCGTGCCTTCGAGCGCCTGGCGCGCGAAGGCTGCAAGATCATCTTCGGCACGTCCTTCGGTTTCATGGACGCCGAAGTGAAGGTCGCTAAGAAGTTTCCCAAGATAATATTCGAGCACGCGACGGGCTACAAGACGGGTGATAATCTCGGCATCTACAATGCGCGTTTCTATGAAGGCCGCTACGTACTCGGCCAGATCGCCGCCAAGCAATCGAAGGCTGGCGTTGCCGGCTACATCGTTTCCTTTCCGATTCCCGAAGTCGTGATGGGCATCAACTCCTTCATGCTCGGTGCGCAGTCGATCAACCCGAACTTCAAGGCCAAGATCGTCTGGGTGAACTCGTGGTTCGATCCGGGCAAGGAAGCGGACGCCGCCAAGGCGCTGTTCGACCAGGGCGCCGACATCATCGTCCAGCACACCGATTCAACCGCCGCACTGCAGGTGGCCGAGGAGCGCAAGCTGCAGGGCTTTGGCCAGTCCTCCGACATGATCAAGTTCGCGCCGAAAGCGCAGCTGACGTCGCTGACCGACGAATGGGGACCCTACTACATCAGCCGGGTCCAGGCAGCCATTGACGGCACCTGGAAGCCGGACAATGTCTGGCTTGGCATCAAGGACGGCGCGGTCAAGCTCGCGCCCTACACCAACATGCCCGAGGACGTGAAGGCGATGGCCGAGGCAACCGAGAAGAAGATCGCCGGCGGCTGGAATCCCTTCACCGGGCCGATCGCCAAACAGGACGGCACGCCGTGGCTGAAGGAGGGCGAGGTCGCCGATGACGGCACGCTGCTCGGCATGAATTTCTACGTCAAGGGCGTCGACGACAAGCTGCCGCAGTAAGCAGTTCGGAAGTACCAAAAAGGGAAGGGCGCCTCGCGGCGCCCTTTTTTATTTGTGGCTATTTGGAAAACTAGACTAAGGGAGGCTCAAACGGCCGAACCGTAGAGATCATAAGCGTCCGCGCGGTCGATCTTGACGGTGACGATGTCGCCGGCACGCAGCGGGCGGCGCGATTGGATATGGACCGAGCCGTCGATTTCCGGCGCGTCGTATTTCGTGCGGCCTTTTGCCGAGGTGCCATGCGCCTCGTCGATGAGAACAGGCAGGCGCTTGCCCACCTTCTTGGCAAGCTGTGTCGCCGAGATCTTCTGCTGGCGCTGCATGAAGCGATGCCAGCGCGCCTCCTTGATCTCCTGCGGCACCTGTTCGAGGCCGAGATCGTTGGAGCGGGCGCCCCTGACCGGCTCGTATTTGAAACAGCCGGCGCGGTCGATCCTGGCTTCGTCCAGCCAATCGAGCAGCATTTCGAAATCATCATCGGTTTCGCCGGGGAAGCCGACGATGAAGGTCGAGCGGATGGCGAGATCCGGACACACGTCGCGCCAGCCGCGAATGCGCTCGAGCGTCTTTTCGCCGTGTGCCGGGCGGCGCATGTTTTTCAGCACCTGTGGCGAGGCATGCTGGAACGGGATGTCCAGATAGGGAAGGATCTTTCCCTCGGCCATCAGCGGGATGACGTCGGCGACATGCGGGTAGGGGTAGACATAGTGCATGCGCACCCAGATGCCGAGCTTGCCCAGTTCCTCGGAAAGATCGAGGAACTTGGCCCGCACCTCGCGGTCGCCGAACATGCTGGTCTGATATTTGATGTCGATGCCGTAGGCGCTGGTGTCCTGGGAAATGACCAGGAGTTCCTTGACGCCGGCCTTGGCCAGTTTTTCGGCCTCGCGCAAGACGTCTGCGGCGGGGCGCGAAACGAGGTCGCCACGCAGTGCGGGAATGATGCAGAAGGTGCAACGGTTGTTGCAGCCT
The nucleotide sequence above comes from Mesorhizobium shangrilense. Encoded proteins:
- the pcsA gene encoding phosphatidylcholine synthase — its product is MTKKTTAKKIADRIPRPKKKVTWPQARAFSVHLLTASGSFLAFLSLVAASEQRWTAMFWWLGLALFVDGIDGPIARKLEVKEILPTWSGELLDNIIDYVTYVLIPAFALYQRGFMGEGLSFLSAAIIVVSSAIYYADTGMKTKENFFKGFPVVWNMVVFTLFVIDPGQWVSFGVVVAAGILTFLPINFIHPVRVVRLRRINLSMTLLWCAFGALALAQAALAAFYDQIGVLGEQVSDFTKIGITVTGLYLACIGGAMQFFPNLGAKKT
- a CDS encoding quinone oxidoreductase family protein; this translates as MSKAIRIHANGGPEVLNYEDVKPGHPGLGQILVRHTAIGLNFIDVYYRSGLYPPPGGFPLIPGSEAAGIVLEVGQGVDWLKPGDRIAYAMTIGAYAEQRLVDASHVVKVPDGISDEQAAAMMLKGMTAEYLLRRTFKVKAGDTILYHAAAGGVGLILGQWAKHLGATVIGTASSTDKIELAKAHGFDHVINYKEQDFVAGVAAITGGKKCDVVYDSVGNDTFPASLDCLKPLGMFVSFGQSSGPIPPFSMLLLAQKGSLFATRPTLFVYNAKREALDASAAALFDVVLSGAVKIKINQRYALRDAGKAHSDLEGRRTTGTTILIP
- a CDS encoding ABC transporter ATP-binding protein, whose product is MGGTVSADHDGANLLEVRGLTKIFGTLTACDHIDLNIAKGEIHALLGENGAGKSTLVKMLFGSLEPNSGEIFWNGQAVRITNPGVAKKLGIGMVFQHFSLFEALTAAENIALSLDDGSPISSIAAKARALSFSYGLPLDPESLVGDLSVGERQRIEIIRCLLQTPQLIILDEPTSVLTPQEADKLFETLERLRAEGKSILYISHRLEEVKRICDRATVLRHGKVVGHCNPREETASSLARMMVGNEVKAVVRAPVEGIETAQPLLEIRSLSRKPATPFSIPLTNINLNVRAGEVIGIAGVAGNGQGEFFESVSGEVLQQDAASVRIRGKDAGGLTITGRRLLGAAFVPEERLGHGAAPRMKLSENLLLSRHATDGKAFVGTGGMVKSGAIYAASQRIIEAMDVRKSAPDPEAAALSGGNLQKFIVGRELDRRPSVMVVNQPTWGVDAGAAAHIRQALIELSRSGSAVLVISQDLDELFEISDAIAVMHNGELSRPMPIAEATFEKVGLLMGGAEPGHAEHTMETA
- a CDS encoding ABC transporter permease, translating into MMRLELVKRPQRSVLFSALSPFIAFALTIIAGAIMFALLGVNPLTAFHIYFIEPISQVWQLHELAIKAAPLILIAVGLSVCYKANIWNIGAEGQFIFGAIVGSAIPVLFPQFEGPLVLPLMLLFGMVGGAAYASIPAFLKTRFGTNEILTSLMLVYVAQLFLDWLVRGPWRDPQGHGFPQTIQFSDSATLPQLMPDAGRANWGFVFALVAAVLVWILMSRMLKGFEVRVLGSSPRAGRFAGFGLNRMVFFAFLLSGALAGLAGISEVSGAIGQLQPVISPGYGFTAIIVAFLGRLNPLGIIAAGLVLALTYLGGEAVQSALGISDKVARVFQGMLLFFVLGCDTLIHYRIRLIGMALTKPQGAAKLEAAPKLKEAR
- a CDS encoding ABC transporter permease, whose translation is MDIAVNILLTIATAATPLLIAAIGELVVERSGVLNLGVEGMMIMGAVGGFGAGYLTGSPWLGLLAAIAMGALFSLLFAVMTLSLATNQVATGLSLTLLGLGLSGMMGTSFVGQPGQRLPNLYIPGLTEIPVVGKLLFGQDPIFYISIALTAAVMWFLFKTRTGLTLRSIGDSHTSAHALGIHVIRYRYLAVIFGGACAGLAGGHLSLVYTPQWVENMTAGRGWIALALVVFASWRPWRVLAGAYIFGAVWIGQLHAQAFGIPVPSQLLSSLPYLATVVVLVLISRNKRLTMMNTPASLGQPFVPDR
- a CDS encoding BMP family ABC transporter substrate-binding protein — protein: MKKLLIALMTTTAALSLAATAEAADKLKACWVYTGPIGDFGYSYQHDQGRLEVEKALGDKVETAYLENVSEGPDADRAFERLAREGCKIIFGTSFGFMDAEVKVAKKFPKIIFEHATGYKTGDNLGIYNARFYEGRYVLGQIAAKQSKAGVAGYIVSFPIPEVVMGINSFMLGAQSINPNFKAKIVWVNSWFDPGKEADAAKALFDQGADIIVQHTDSTAALQVAEERKLQGFGQSSDMIKFAPKAQLTSLTDEWGPYYISRVQAAIDGTWKPDNVWLGIKDGAVKLAPYTNMPEDVKAMAEATEKKIAGGWNPFTGPIAKQDGTPWLKEGEVADDGTLLGMNFYVKGVDDKLPQ
- the rimO gene encoding 30S ribosomal protein S12 methylthiotransferase RimO, which encodes MSAPRVSFVSLGCPKALVDSERIITRLRAEGYEIARKHDGADLVVVNTCGFLDSARDESLNAIGSALSENGRVIVTGCLGAEPDVIRERHPNVLAITGPQAYESVMAAVHEAAPPSHDPYIDLLPPQGVKLTPRHYAYLKISEGCNNRCTFCIIPALRGDLVSRPAADVLREAEKLAKAGVKELLVISQDTSAYGIDIKYQTSMFGDREVRAKFLDLSEELGKLGIWVRMHYVYPYPHVADVIPLMAEGKILPYLDIPFQHASPQVLKNMRRPAHGEKTLERIRGWRDVCPDLAIRSTFIVGFPGETDDDFEMLLDWLDEARIDRAGCFKYEPVRGARSNDLGLEQVPQEIKEARWHRFMQRQQKISATQLAKKVGKRLPVLIDEAHGTSAKGRTKYDAPEIDGSVHIQSRRPLRAGDIVTVKIDRADAYDLYGSAV